The following are encoded together in the Pygocentrus nattereri isolate fPygNat1 chromosome 3, fPygNat1.pri, whole genome shotgun sequence genome:
- the cavin4b gene encoding caveolae-associated protein 4b — protein MADKLGQPVGAADEPSALSIFSLLERVSGIIDNVQACQQRMEERQLELENNVKSIQADVVKLTKEHNTTSSIVDKLLEKTRKVSCHIKDVRVRVEKQNLRVKKVEETQGELLVKNKFRVVIYQGEQELPAVVAPKGSPKEEAGASASMDPDALLPDSDEEYMVVEEGDSAAAKMKKTGLKRIESLKNTFSRENMTKTKENLGSKVNKLGERIVTAERREKIRQSGERLKQSGERLKETITKNVPAKLNLKKERTVAEGQEGAEGTTESAVPIPPPKGRKSSPDVAYTEPTLKQEGAGEGKAEETEVPMFDMKQLS, from the exons ATGGCAGACAAACTGGGACAACCTGTTGGTGCTGCAGATGAGCCCAGTGCCTTGAGCATCTTCTCTCTGCTGGAGCGTGTGTCCGGGATCATTGACAATGTGCAGGCGTGCCAGCAGCGCATGGAAGAGAGgcagctggagctggagaacaatgTCAAGAGCATCCAGGCAGATGTAGTCAAGCTGACCAAGGagcacaacaccaccagcaGTATAGTGGACAAGCTGCTGGAGAAAACACGGAAAGTCAGCTGTCACATCAAGGACGTGCGCGTCCGTGTGGAAAAGCAAAATCTTCGTGTCAAAAAAGTGGAAGAGACGCAGGGCGAGCTGCTAGTCAAGAACAAGTTCCGTGTGGTGATCTACCAG GGTGAGCAGGAGCTGCCAGCTGTAGTGGCTCCCAAGGGCTCCCCAAAAGAAGAAGCAGGTGCCAGCGCTTCCATGGATCCGGATGCCCTGCTTCCTGACTCTGATGAGGAATACATGGTTGTTGAGGAGGGTGACTCCGCGGCTGCTAAGATGAAGAAGACCGGCCTAAAGCGCATTGAGAGTCTGAAGAACACCTTTTCTCGCGAGAACATGACCAAGACCAAGGAGAACCTCGGCAGCAAAGTAAACAAGCTCGGTGAGCGCATAGTGACGGCCGAGCGGCGTGAGAAGATCCGTCAGTCAGGCGAGCGTTTGAAACAGTCTGGAGAACGTCTCAAAGAAACCATCACCAAGAATGTTCCAGCAAAGCTCAACCTGAAGAAGGAGAGGACTGTGGCTGAGGGTCAGGAAGGAGCCGAAGGGACCACAGAGAGCGCAGTGCCCATTCCACCGCCTAAAGGCCGTAAATCCAGTCCAGATGTGGCTTACACAGAGCCCACACTGAAGCAAGAAGGAGCAGGAGAGGGCAAAGCGGAGGAAACGGAAGTGCCCATGTTTGATATGAAGCAGCTCTCCTAA